From a single Bacillus pumilus genomic region:
- a CDS encoding stage V sporulation protein AB, giving the protein MIGKWLFVALVGLGGGLTVGAGFVAFLTVLGVIPRLMQLTKTHRFIQGYEAAVISGAVFGGWATLSQIHLHLSKWLALPVGLLAGIFVGMLAAALTEVLNVLPILTKRIGMDGKIILLLMAIVLGKVFGSLFHWLIYI; this is encoded by the coding sequence ATGATCGGTAAGTGGCTTTTTGTCGCGTTAGTTGGACTTGGCGGCGGTTTAACGGTAGGAGCAGGATTTGTGGCTTTTCTCACAGTGCTTGGCGTCATTCCTCGTTTAATGCAATTAACCAAAACGCACCGCTTCATACAAGGGTACGAGGCAGCTGTCATCAGCGGGGCAGTCTTTGGAGGCTGGGCAACCTTAAGTCAAATACATCTGCATTTATCCAAATGGCTGGCGCTTCCGGTCGGTCTTTTAGCAGGCATCTTCGTTGGCATGCTTGCAGCTGCGCTGACCGAAGTATTAAATGTACTTCCTATATTAACGAAAAGAATTGGAATGGACGGGAAAATTATTTTGCTTCTCATGGCCATTGTCTTAGGAAAGGTATTTGGTTCACTATTTCATTGGCTGATTTATATTTAA
- the spoVAC gene encoding stage V sporulation protein AC, with protein sequence MSSLKENYPSKVKTYQPKPPYVLNCIKAFLVGGLICAIGEGLQNFYIHFFDFNEKTAGNPTVATLILISSILTGIGIYDRIGQFAGAGSAVPVTGFANSMTSAALEHRSEGLVLGVATNMFKLAGNVIVFGVVSAYVVGIIRYIFEKMFS encoded by the coding sequence GTGTCGAGTTTAAAAGAGAACTATCCATCTAAGGTGAAAACGTATCAGCCCAAACCTCCTTATGTGCTCAACTGCATCAAGGCTTTTCTTGTTGGCGGATTGATCTGCGCTATAGGTGAGGGGCTGCAAAATTTCTATATTCACTTTTTTGATTTTAATGAAAAGACAGCAGGGAATCCAACCGTGGCGACCCTCATTTTAATTTCTTCTATATTAACTGGTATTGGTATTTACGATAGAATCGGCCAGTTTGCTGGTGCGGGATCAGCCGTTCCAGTGACAGGATTTGCAAACAGCATGACAAGTGCTGCCCTTGAACATAGAAGTGAAGGGCTTGTTTTAGGGGTTGCCACAAATATGTTTAAGCTCGCTGGGAACGTCATTGTGTTTGGTGTTGTCTCAGCATATGTCGTAGGGATCATTCGATACATCTTCGAAAAGATGTTTTCGTAG
- the spoIIAB gene encoding anti-sigma F factor: MRNEMNLTFSALSQNESFARVTVAAFIAQLDPTLDELTEIKTVVSEAVTNSIIHGYDGNPDGKVHIHVTLDDHVVYLTIRDEGMGITDLEEARQPLFTTKPDLERSGMGFTIMENFMDDVMIDSSPEMGTTIRLTKHLSKSKALCN; encoded by the coding sequence ATGAGAAATGAAATGAATCTGACCTTCTCTGCTTTAAGTCAAAATGAATCCTTTGCAAGGGTGACGGTCGCGGCGTTTATCGCCCAGCTTGATCCAACATTAGATGAATTAACAGAAATCAAAACCGTTGTTTCAGAGGCGGTGACAAACTCCATTATCCATGGCTATGATGGAAATCCAGATGGCAAGGTGCATATCCATGTCACACTTGATGACCACGTCGTGTACCTCACCATCCGCGACGAAGGCATGGGTATTACAGATCTTGAGGAAGCAAGACAGCCGCTCTTCACGACAAAACCAGATTTAGAACGCTCTGGAATGGGCTTTACCATTATGGAGAATTTTATGGATGATGTCATGATAGACTCATCACCAGAAATGGGTACAACCATCCGTTTAACAAAGCATCTATCAAAAAGCAAAGCGCTTTGTAATTAA
- the spoIIAA gene encoding anti-sigma F factor antagonist produces the protein MSLDIDFQVKESVLCIRLTGELDHHSAETLRQKVTNYLETEDIRHIVLNLADLSFMDSSGLGVILGRYKEIKQLGGEMVVCAISPAVNRLFDMSGLFKIIRMEPSEQTALQTLGVAS, from the coding sequence ATGAGCCTTGATATTGATTTTCAAGTAAAAGAGAGCGTACTTTGCATTCGATTAACAGGAGAGCTCGATCATCACTCCGCAGAAACATTGAGACAAAAGGTGACGAATTATTTAGAAACAGAGGACATTCGCCACATTGTGCTGAATTTGGCTGATTTATCATTTATGGACAGCTCAGGACTCGGAGTGATTTTAGGAAGATATAAAGAAATTAAGCAGCTTGGCGGAGAAATGGTCGTCTGTGCCATCTCGCCTGCGGTGAACCGTTTATTTGATATGTCTGGCTTGTTTAAAATCATCCGTATGGAGCCTTCAGAGCAAACGGCATTACAAACATTGGGGGTGGCATCATGA
- a CDS encoding spore germination protein: protein MKKDKVNVYRDPKKNEDYFKGNVGMGLSFDLGVRKIYIHDQEIQLYYVNGLCDTQYVIYLLKELIEINDNEPESDDLARVVENRLVNQQVSKVETLDEAVDQVLSGLVAVVVEGENYAFIIDVRSYPGRMPEEPDTEKVVRGARDGFVENIIVNTALIRRRVRDEKLRYKMLKVGERSKADVCVCYIEDIADPDLVDIIEKEVSGIKVDGLTMSDKTIEEFIIKQGYNPFPLVRYTERPDVAANHILEGHVIIITDTSPSVIITPTTIFHHVQHAEEYRQAPAVGTFLRWVRFLGILCSTFLLPIWFLFILEPNLLPDNLNYIGFNKPSHIPVVLQVFLADFGVEFLRMAAIHTPTALSTAMGLIAAVLIGQIAIDVGLFTPEVILYVSLAAIGTFTTPSYELSVANKIVRLVILALVAIFKLNGLIIGFTLLMIYLTSIRSLQTPYMWPFLPFNGKALWQVLIRTSVPGSKVRPSIVHPQNRSKIPPNS from the coding sequence ATGAAGAAAGACAAGGTAAACGTGTACCGAGATCCGAAGAAAAATGAAGATTATTTCAAGGGAAATGTCGGAATGGGTCTCAGCTTTGACCTGGGCGTTCGGAAGATTTATATACACGATCAGGAAATCCAACTTTACTATGTAAACGGACTGTGTGATACACAGTATGTCATCTACTTATTAAAAGAGTTAATTGAAATCAATGACAACGAACCTGAATCAGATGACCTTGCCCGTGTAGTTGAGAACCGCCTAGTCAACCAGCAGGTCTCAAAGGTTGAAACGCTTGATGAAGCTGTAGACCAAGTGCTGTCAGGGCTTGTGGCAGTTGTAGTAGAAGGTGAAAACTACGCATTTATTATTGATGTCAGGAGTTATCCGGGCAGAATGCCAGAGGAGCCGGATACAGAGAAGGTTGTCCGGGGCGCAAGAGACGGTTTTGTTGAAAATATTATTGTCAATACAGCGCTCATACGAAGAAGGGTGCGAGATGAAAAACTGAGGTACAAAATGCTCAAAGTAGGTGAACGTTCGAAAGCGGATGTATGCGTTTGCTACATTGAAGATATTGCGGACCCAGACCTTGTGGATATTATCGAAAAAGAAGTGTCGGGAATCAAAGTCGATGGGCTGACGATGTCTGATAAAACGATTGAAGAATTCATTATTAAACAAGGATATAATCCCTTTCCACTCGTACGTTACACCGAGCGTCCAGATGTCGCCGCTAACCATATACTAGAAGGGCATGTCATCATCATTACGGATACATCCCCTAGTGTCATCATTACGCCAACCACCATTTTTCACCACGTTCAGCACGCAGAAGAATACCGCCAGGCACCTGCAGTTGGTACGTTCCTAAGATGGGTACGTTTTTTAGGCATTTTATGTTCAACGTTTCTTTTACCGATTTGGTTTTTGTTTATCCTTGAACCAAATCTTCTGCCGGACAATTTAAACTATATTGGCTTTAACAAACCCTCTCATATTCCTGTGGTTCTTCAAGTATTCCTTGCTGATTTTGGGGTGGAATTTTTAAGGATGGCAGCGATTCATACGCCAACCGCTTTGTCGACTGCCATGGGGCTGATTGCGGCTGTTTTAATTGGACAAATCGCTATTGATGTCGGTTTATTTACACCAGAGGTTATCTTATACGTCTCCCTAGCGGCTATCGGCACATTTACAACACCAAGCTATGAGCTGAGTGTCGCCAATAAGATTGTACGACTCGTCATATTAGCCCTCGTGGCAATCTTTAAGCTGAATGGACTCATCATTGGTTTTACGTTGTTAATGATCTATTTAACATCTATTCGTTCATTACAGACACCTTATATGTGGCCGTTCCTTCCTTTTAATGGGAAGGCTTTATGGCAAGTGTTGATTCGGACGTCTGTACCTGGCTCGAAAGTAAGGCCAAGCATCGTTCACCCTCAAAACAGATCAAAAATCCCGCCAAATTCTTAA
- the spoVAD gene encoding stage V sporulation protein AD: MKLTGKQSWVFEHKLYVNAEGTAAGPKEKEGPIGHLIDKTYDEMHCDQKNWEMAERKLMDDAISNALAKANLQKSDIDLLLAGDLLNQNVTANYVARELKIPFLCLFGACSTSMESVAIASALIDGGFANRAIAATSSHNATAERQFRNPTEYGGQKPDTATSTVTGSGAVIISQEPSQIQITSATVGRVMDLGITDPFDMGSAMAPAAADTIKQHLQDLGRTVDDYDLILTGDLSGIGSPILKDLLKEEGIQLGRKHDDCGLIIYTPDQNVFAGGSGCACSAVVTFSHIFQEMKAGNMQRVLVVATGALLSPMMVQQKETIPTIAHGVVFERAGGES; this comes from the coding sequence GTGAAATTAACAGGTAAACAATCTTGGGTATTTGAACATAAGCTTTACGTCAATGCAGAAGGAACAGCTGCAGGGCCGAAAGAAAAAGAGGGGCCGATTGGTCATTTAATTGATAAAACGTACGATGAAATGCACTGTGATCAAAAGAACTGGGAAATGGCTGAAAGGAAACTGATGGATGATGCAATATCCAACGCTTTAGCAAAAGCGAATTTGCAAAAAAGCGATATTGATCTATTGCTGGCAGGGGATTTACTCAATCAAAACGTCACAGCAAACTATGTAGCAAGAGAACTGAAAATCCCGTTTCTATGCTTGTTTGGAGCATGTTCAACCTCAATGGAATCGGTTGCCATAGCGTCAGCACTCATTGATGGCGGCTTTGCCAATAGGGCCATTGCAGCAACAAGCAGTCATAATGCGACGGCAGAACGCCAATTTCGGAATCCGACAGAATATGGTGGTCAAAAGCCAGATACAGCCACAAGTACAGTCACTGGGAGCGGGGCCGTTATTATTAGCCAAGAGCCCTCTCAAATTCAAATTACAAGCGCTACAGTAGGTAGAGTCATGGATCTAGGAATAACCGATCCATTCGATATGGGATCGGCAATGGCACCTGCAGCGGCAGACACCATTAAGCAGCATTTGCAAGATTTAGGAAGAACAGTGGATGATTACGATCTCATTTTAACAGGAGATTTATCTGGGATCGGTTCACCAATCTTAAAGGACCTCTTGAAGGAAGAAGGCATTCAACTTGGGAGAAAGCATGATGATTGCGGTTTAATCATCTATACACCTGATCAAAATGTATTCGCGGGTGGAAGCGGCTGTGCTTGCTCAGCTGTTGTGACATTCAGTCACATCTTTCAAGAAATGAAAGCAGGAAATATGCAAAGAGTACTCGTTGTGGCAACCGGGGCGCTGCTAAGCCCGATGATGGTCCAGCAAAAAGAGACCATTCCAACTATTGCACACGGTGTCGTATTTGAGCGTGCAGGAGGAGAAAGCTAA
- the spoVAE gene encoding stage V sporulation protein AE — MDYLIAFVAGGLICVIGQLLLDVLKLTPAHVMTTFVVAGTILDGFGIYDKFIEFAGAGATVPIVSFGHSLLHGAMHQADVHGFIGIGIGIFELTSAGISAAILFSFLIALIFKPKG, encoded by the coding sequence ATGGATTATCTTATCGCTTTTGTGGCAGGCGGGCTTATTTGCGTCATTGGCCAGCTTTTACTAGACGTACTCAAACTCACGCCTGCACATGTCATGACCACTTTTGTTGTGGCGGGTACCATATTAGATGGTTTCGGTATTTATGATAAATTTATTGAATTTGCGGGTGCAGGCGCAACCGTACCAATCGTCAGCTTTGGTCATAGCTTGCTTCATGGAGCGATGCATCAGGCAGATGTGCACGGGTTCATCGGAATTGGGATCGGTATTTTTGAATTAACCTCTGCTGGAATATCAGCTGCGATTTTATTCTCATTTCTTATCGCTCTTATCTTTAAACCGAAAGGATAA
- the sigF gene encoding RNA polymerase sporulation sigma factor SigF, with amino-acid sequence MDVEVKKQAKKAQLSNDEVKELIKKSQDGDQQARDLLVEKNMRLVWSVVQRFLNRGYEPDDLFQIGCIGLLKSVDKFDLSYDVKFSTYAVPMIIGEIQRFIRDDGTVKVSRSLKELGNKIRRARDELSKSHGRMPTVQEIAEYLDITPEDVVLAQEAVRSPSSIHETVYENDGDPITLLDQIADHSEERWFDKIALKEAIKELEEREKLIVYLRYYKDQTQSEVAERLGISQVQVSRLEKKILKQIQTQMDQKDS; translated from the coding sequence ATGGATGTGGAGGTAAAAAAGCAAGCAAAAAAAGCCCAGCTGTCAAATGATGAAGTGAAAGAGCTCATCAAAAAAAGCCAAGATGGTGATCAGCAAGCAAGAGACCTCCTCGTAGAAAAAAACATGCGTCTTGTTTGGTCCGTTGTTCAGCGCTTTTTAAATAGAGGATATGAACCAGATGATTTGTTTCAGATCGGCTGTATTGGACTACTAAAATCTGTTGATAAATTTGATTTGTCATATGATGTGAAGTTTTCGACCTACGCTGTACCAATGATCATAGGTGAAATTCAGCGGTTCATTCGGGATGATGGTACAGTCAAAGTGAGCCGGTCATTAAAAGAACTCGGAAATAAAATTCGGCGAGCAAGAGATGAATTGTCTAAGTCTCATGGAAGAATGCCGACCGTACAGGAAATTGCCGAATATCTTGATATCACACCAGAGGATGTCGTCCTCGCCCAAGAAGCGGTCCGCTCACCGTCTTCGATTCATGAAACGGTGTATGAAAATGACGGAGACCCGATTACATTGCTTGATCAAATTGCTGATCATTCAGAAGAAAGATGGTTTGATAAAATTGCGCTGAAAGAAGCGATTAAGGAGCTGGAAGAACGAGAGAAACTCATTGTGTACTTAAGATATTATAAAGACCAAACACAATCTGAGGTAGCAGAGAGGCTCGGTATTTCACAAGTGCAAGTCTCGCGGCTTGAAAAGAAAATTTTAAAACAAATCCAAACGCAGATGGATCAAAAAGACAGCTAG
- a CDS encoding stage V sporulation protein AA encodes MDGQIFLRLRHRIKTGNDQLIYLEDIAQITGDEFAVQKLSKIPVYHVSKKDRHIVVIDIMHVVKTIKKTWADIDIQTVGGAEAIVEIDTGKRQLSPVLFVFVWLLLFVGAAIAIMNFHEDVSMRLVHIRLYEMITGKTVEHPYLLQIPYSFGLGFGMILFFNHVFKKRLNEEPSPLEVEMFKYQLDLDHYVALKENEETMKDIHDR; translated from the coding sequence ATGGACGGACAAATCTTTCTTCGGCTGCGCCATCGAATCAAGACCGGTAATGATCAGCTCATTTATTTAGAAGATATCGCCCAAATCACTGGTGATGAGTTTGCTGTGCAAAAGCTTAGCAAAATACCGGTGTATCATGTCAGTAAAAAGGATCGTCACATCGTCGTTATTGATATCATGCATGTGGTCAAAACGATCAAAAAAACATGGGCAGACATCGACATTCAAACCGTCGGAGGCGCTGAGGCCATCGTTGAAATTGATACAGGCAAACGCCAGCTTTCACCCGTTTTATTTGTGTTTGTATGGCTCCTATTATTTGTTGGAGCGGCGATTGCCATTATGAATTTCCACGAGGATGTCAGTATGCGGCTTGTTCATATCCGCTTATATGAAATGATCACAGGAAAAACGGTTGAGCACCCTTATTTATTACAAATTCCATATAGCTTCGGATTAGGATTTGGCATGATTTTATTTTTCAATCATGTATTTAAAAAGCGTTTAAATGAAGAGCCAAGTCCGCTCGAAGTGGAAATGTTTAAATACCAGCTCGATCTCGATCATTATGTCGCACTCAAAGAAAATGAAGAAACCATGAAAGATATCCATGATCGGTAA
- a CDS encoding D-alanyl-D-alanine carboxypeptidase family protein: protein MILISMVSPSAIAKEKVEKPGEKQTTELAHEAKSAILIERDTGKVLYNKNSDEKLAPASMTKIMTMLLIMEAIDQGKLKMTDKVRTSDYAASMGGSQIFLEPGEEMTVKEMLKGIAIASGNDASVAMAEHIAGSEEQFVEQMNKKAKELGLTSTVFQNPTGLPEKDHYSTAHDMAKMTKELLKYEQITKFTGVYEDYLRQNTDKKFWLVNTNRLIKFYPGVDGVKTGFTGEAKYCLTASAKKGNMRVIAVVFGASTPKDRNAQVVKMLDYAFSQYTTHPLYKRGQDVAEIKVSKGKKKNIQLVTSEPISLLTKKGENVDQIKKEIKLSQDVTAPFSKGTELGTIVLKKDGKVLHESPVEAKEGMERAGVWTFFKRAIAEFVKWK from the coding sequence ATGATCCTTATCTCAATGGTTTCACCATCAGCGATAGCAAAAGAAAAGGTTGAAAAACCAGGAGAAAAACAAACAACAGAATTGGCACACGAAGCCAAATCAGCGATCTTAATAGAACGTGACACTGGAAAAGTGCTTTACAACAAAAATAGCGATGAAAAGCTTGCACCCGCAAGTATGACCAAAATCATGACGATGCTTCTTATTATGGAAGCTATCGATCAAGGAAAGCTAAAAATGACGGACAAAGTCAGAACGAGCGACTACGCAGCATCAATGGGAGGCTCACAAATCTTCCTTGAACCTGGAGAAGAAATGACCGTGAAAGAAATGCTGAAAGGCATTGCGATTGCGTCTGGAAATGATGCTTCTGTTGCGATGGCAGAGCATATTGCAGGATCTGAAGAGCAGTTTGTCGAGCAAATGAACAAAAAGGCAAAAGAGCTTGGCCTCACCTCTACGGTCTTTCAAAACCCAACAGGTCTTCCTGAAAAAGACCATTACAGTACAGCTCATGATATGGCAAAAATGACAAAAGAGCTGTTGAAATATGAACAAATTACTAAATTCACAGGTGTTTACGAAGACTATCTCCGCCAAAACACGGATAAAAAATTCTGGCTTGTAAACACGAACCGTCTGATTAAATTTTATCCAGGTGTCGACGGGGTGAAAACAGGTTTTACAGGCGAAGCAAAATACTGTTTAACTGCATCTGCTAAAAAAGGCAACATGCGCGTCATTGCAGTTGTCTTCGGCGCAAGTACACCGAAAGACAGAAACGCTCAAGTGGTCAAAATGTTAGACTATGCATTCAGTCAATATACGACTCATCCGCTTTACAAACGAGGACAAGATGTGGCGGAGATCAAGGTGAGCAAAGGGAAAAAGAAAAACATTCAGCTTGTCACCTCTGAGCCAATCTCCCTTTTAACGAAAAAAGGCGAAAATGTGGATCAGATTAAAAAGGAAATCAAATTGTCTCAGGATGTCACGGCCCCATTTTCAAAAGGAACGGAACTTGGCACAATTGTCTTGAAAAAAGACGGTAAAGTGCTGCATGAAAGCCCAGTAGAAGCCAAAGAAGGAATGGAAAGGGCGGGCGTTTGGACGTTCTTCAAACGAGCGATAGCTGAATTTGTGAAATGGAAATAA
- the lysA gene encoding diaminopimelate decarboxylase, producing MYLHGTCRQNELGHLEIGGVDAVSLAETYGTPLYVYDVALIRERAKSFQKAFIEEELKAQVAYASKAFSSIAMFQLAKEEGLSLDVVSGGELHTAICAGFPVEKIHFHGNNKSREELKMALEHGIGCIVVDNFYEMKLIEELGQELSKQVKVLLRITPGVEAHTHDYITTGQEDSKFGFDLHNGQADEAVKQVLGSEVIELLGVHCHIGSQIFDTAGFVLAADKIFLKLDEWRESFGFISTVLNLGGGFGIRYTEEDEPLPATEYVEKIIQAVKENVARYEFDMPEIWIEPGRSLVGDAGTTLYTIGSSKHVPGIRDYVAIDGGMSDNIRPALYQAKYEAASANKMSQTHDQTVSIAGKCCESGDMLIWDIDLPELSQGDLLAVFCTGAYGYSMSNNYNRIPRPAVVFVEDGEAQLVVERETYEDIVKLDLPYQSKVKSSM from the coding sequence TTGTATTTACACGGCACTTGCAGACAAAATGAACTCGGTCATTTAGAAATTGGTGGTGTTGATGCCGTTTCTTTAGCTGAAACGTATGGGACACCACTTTATGTATATGATGTGGCTTTAATACGGGAGCGTGCGAAAAGCTTTCAAAAAGCATTTATAGAAGAAGAGTTAAAGGCTCAGGTAGCGTATGCGAGTAAAGCCTTTTCCTCCATTGCGATGTTTCAGCTTGCCAAAGAAGAAGGACTATCTCTTGATGTTGTATCAGGCGGGGAGCTTCACACAGCTATTTGCGCCGGGTTTCCGGTCGAAAAAATTCATTTCCATGGCAACAATAAAAGCAGAGAAGAATTGAAAATGGCGTTAGAGCATGGAATCGGCTGTATTGTCGTAGATAACTTCTACGAAATGAAGCTGATTGAAGAGCTTGGTCAAGAGCTGTCCAAACAGGTGAAAGTGCTGCTCCGTATCACGCCAGGTGTCGAAGCGCATACACATGATTACATTACAACAGGCCAAGAGGATTCCAAATTTGGCTTTGATCTTCACAATGGACAAGCAGATGAAGCGGTGAAACAAGTGCTTGGGTCAGAAGTGATCGAGCTTTTAGGTGTCCATTGTCATATCGGTTCACAAATTTTTGATACGGCTGGTTTTGTCCTTGCAGCAGATAAAATCTTTTTGAAGCTGGATGAATGGAGAGAATCATTTGGATTTATTTCGACCGTGTTAAACTTAGGCGGAGGCTTTGGCATCCGTTATACAGAAGAAGATGAACCACTTCCTGCGACAGAATACGTCGAGAAAATTATCCAAGCTGTAAAAGAAAACGTAGCCCGCTATGAGTTCGATATGCCGGAAATTTGGATTGAGCCGGGCCGTTCTCTTGTAGGAGATGCAGGGACAACGCTTTATACGATCGGCTCATCAAAACATGTACCTGGCATTCGTGATTATGTTGCGATAGATGGCGGAATGAGTGACAACATTCGTCCAGCTTTATATCAAGCGAAATATGAAGCGGCAAGTGCTAACAAAATGAGCCAAACACACGACCAAACAGTTTCTATTGCAGGGAAATGCTGTGAAAGTGGAGATATGCTCATTTGGGATATTGATCTGCCAGAGTTATCGCAAGGAGATTTATTAGCTGTCTTTTGTACAGGAGCTTACGGCTACAGTATGTCAAACAACTACAACCGTATCCCGCGCCCAGCTGTTGTGTTTGTAGAAGACGGGGAAGCGCAGCTTGTGGTTGAGCGTGAAACATATGAGGACATTGTCAAACTTGATTTACCGTATCAATCAAAAGTGAAATCATCCATGTAA
- a CDS encoding stage V sporulation protein AE, whose translation MGQRRKVILVTDGDIYAAKTIELAAKNVGGRCISSSKGNPSKRTGPELVQMILKTPNDPVFVMFDDSGLTGEGTGEIAMKHVARHPEIEVIGAIAVASKTHQAEWTKVHVSIDREGELTEYGVDKHGLPEMEPHKMSGDTVYCLDSLQLPFVVGIGDIGKMGRKDDLSKGSPITMKAVELILERSGFHEERQGKRVPRSEEK comes from the coding sequence ATGGGGCAAAGACGGAAAGTCATTTTAGTGACAGACGGAGATATATATGCTGCCAAAACCATTGAGCTTGCTGCTAAAAATGTCGGTGGACGATGTATTTCTAGCTCAAAAGGAAATCCAAGCAAACGGACAGGACCGGAACTTGTGCAGATGATTTTAAAAACACCAAATGATCCAGTATTTGTGATGTTTGATGATTCTGGGCTGACAGGTGAAGGAACAGGGGAAATAGCGATGAAACATGTTGCGCGTCACCCTGAAATTGAAGTCATTGGGGCGATCGCTGTTGCATCTAAAACGCATCAAGCTGAATGGACAAAAGTTCATGTTTCCATTGACCGAGAGGGTGAGCTAACGGAATACGGTGTCGACAAGCACGGTCTTCCCGAAATGGAACCTCATAAAATGAGCGGAGATACAGTGTATTGTCTTGACTCGCTTCAACTTCCGTTTGTTGTTGGGATTGGAGATATTGGCAAAATGGGACGGAAAGATGATCTGAGCAAGGGATCTCCAATCACAATGAAGGCAGTTGAATTAATTTTAGAAAGGAGTGGTTTCCATGAAGAAAGACAAGGTAAACGTGTACCGAGATCCGAAGAAAAATGA
- a CDS encoding purine-nucleoside phosphorylase, translated as MGAQFSEAAAYIKQASTNVPTVGLILGSGLGILADEIENPIKLKYEDIPGFPVSTVEGHAGQLVIGTLKGIVVCAMQGRFHFYEGYDMKQVTFPVRVMKEIGIETCIVTNAAGGVNTSFHPGDLMLITDHINMMGTNPLIGPNDSQGVRFPDMSAPYDKYLLTLAKETAQRLGISVQQGVYAGMTGPSYETPAEVRFLRTLGADAVGMSTVPEVIVARHAGMKVLGISCISNAASGILDQPLSHDEVIEVTEKVKASFLDLVKDVVKQLS; from the coding sequence GTGGGAGCACAGTTTTCAGAAGCGGCGGCATATATTAAACAAGCATCGACAAACGTACCAACAGTTGGATTGATCTTAGGTTCAGGGCTAGGCATTTTAGCAGATGAAATTGAAAATCCAATCAAATTGAAATATGAAGATATTCCTGGATTCCCTGTTTCAACAGTAGAAGGCCATGCAGGACAGCTCGTCATCGGCACGCTGAAAGGCATTGTCGTTTGTGCGATGCAAGGACGTTTTCATTTCTATGAAGGATATGATATGAAGCAAGTGACGTTTCCTGTCCGTGTGATGAAAGAAATTGGTATTGAGACATGTATTGTGACAAATGCTGCCGGCGGCGTAAATACGTCCTTCCATCCGGGCGATCTCATGCTGATTACAGACCATATCAATATGATGGGGACCAATCCTTTAATTGGGCCAAATGACAGTCAAGGTGTACGTTTCCCTGACATGTCTGCCCCGTATGATAAATATTTGCTGACACTTGCAAAGGAAACAGCTCAGCGCCTAGGCATATCTGTACAGCAGGGTGTTTATGCAGGGATGACAGGTCCTTCATATGAAACACCAGCTGAAGTTCGTTTCCTCAGAACACTGGGAGCAGATGCTGTAGGAATGTCGACTGTTCCAGAAGTGATTGTAGCGCGTCATGCAGGAATGAAAGTACTTGGTATATCATGCATTTCCAATGCGGCATCAGGAATTTTAGATCAGCCGCTCTCTCATGATGAAGTCATTGAAGTAACGGAAAAAGTGAAAGCAAGTTTTCTTGATTTAGTCAAAGATGTGGTGAAACAACTCTCATAA